The following are encoded in a window of Brevibacillus sp. DP1.3A genomic DNA:
- a CDS encoding ABC transporter ATP-binding protein — protein MEQTNSVAKWGNWRPFFRLIRETKPSKLKIGVALFMSIATTLVSLVIPLFTKDLVDSFSLSTITTPQIILLIVAFIVQAIVGGLSIYLLNHVGESVVASLRERLWKKLLVLPISYYDNNRTGETISRMTNDTGVVKSLISDQLSSFFTGLITIVGSVVTLLYLDWQMTLTMLVAVPLCIGILIPLGSQMYKISKGLQDETASFTTIMNQVLQEMRLVKSSNAETHELGMGTKAIGNLFRFGLKEGRVQAVIGPLMSFILMVLLVVVIGYGGMRVSTGVLTAGELVAFILYLVQIVIPLGQFTQFFTSLQKAMGATERIITTLDAEEEDLLTGQTLENAGLPIHLNHVSFAYENGETILDDVTFTIGAGKVNAIVGPSGSGKTTLFSLVERYYQPLSGEIRLGNDPITDFSLKSWRSQIGYVSQESPLIAGTIRENICYGISRAISEEELKEAAKMAYADQFIEELPNGYETEVGERGMKLSGGQRQRIGIARALLRDPQILMLDEATSSLDSNSEMIVQKALQNLMKGRTTLVIAHRLSTVVEADQIVFLEKGKITGMGTHEELFQTHEMYRELASQQLLVKERV, from the coding sequence ATGGAACAGACCAATAGCGTAGCGAAATGGGGAAACTGGCGACCTTTCTTTCGATTAATAAGGGAAACAAAACCATCCAAGCTAAAAATCGGTGTCGCGTTGTTCATGAGCATCGCCACCACACTGGTTAGTTTAGTAATTCCGTTGTTTACGAAGGATTTGGTGGACAGCTTTTCCCTATCTACGATCACAACACCACAAATCATTTTATTGATCGTTGCCTTTATCGTACAAGCCATTGTGGGAGGGTTGTCCATCTACTTATTAAATCATGTCGGCGAGAGTGTGGTGGCCTCACTCCGTGAACGACTCTGGAAAAAGCTGCTCGTCCTGCCGATCTCTTATTATGATAACAACCGGACGGGTGAGACGATCAGTCGAATGACCAACGATACAGGTGTCGTGAAAAGCCTGATTAGTGATCAACTGTCCAGCTTTTTCACAGGATTAATCACAATTGTTGGTTCTGTCGTGACTTTGCTATACCTCGATTGGCAAATGACGTTAACAATGCTCGTTGCTGTACCGCTGTGCATCGGGATTCTCATTCCGCTAGGCAGTCAGATGTACAAAATTTCGAAAGGACTGCAAGATGAGACCGCCAGCTTTACGACGATTATGAATCAAGTGCTCCAAGAGATGCGGCTCGTCAAATCTTCCAATGCCGAAACACACGAACTGGGGATGGGAACAAAGGCAATCGGGAATTTGTTCCGATTCGGGCTAAAAGAAGGAAGAGTCCAAGCCGTCATTGGACCGTTAATGTCCTTTATCCTGATGGTGCTGCTTGTTGTTGTGATCGGCTATGGTGGCATGCGGGTGTCCACGGGAGTATTGACAGCTGGTGAGCTAGTCGCGTTTATTTTGTATCTGGTGCAAATCGTCATACCACTGGGGCAATTCACACAGTTTTTCACCTCCTTGCAAAAAGCCATGGGGGCAACAGAAAGAATCATTACGACTCTGGACGCCGAAGAAGAAGATCTTTTGACAGGACAAACGCTTGAAAACGCTGGCCTGCCCATTCATTTGAACCATGTGAGCTTTGCATATGAGAACGGGGAAACGATTCTCGATGATGTCACCTTTACGATTGGGGCCGGAAAAGTAAATGCGATTGTCGGACCAAGCGGTAGCGGCAAGACGACGTTGTTTTCCCTGGTTGAAAGGTATTACCAGCCACTGAGTGGAGAAATCAGGCTGGGCAATGATCCCATCACGGATTTTTCGTTGAAGTCATGGAGAAGTCAAATCGGCTACGTGTCCCAGGAAAGTCCATTGATCGCCGGAACCATCCGAGAAAATATTTGCTACGGGATTTCACGGGCGATTAGCGAGGAGGAACTGAAGGAGGCAGCAAAGATGGCCTATGCGGATCAATTTATTGAAGAATTGCCGAATGGCTATGAGACAGAAGTAGGGGAGCGAGGCATGAAGCTATCGGGCGGTCAGCGCCAACGAATTGGGATTGCCCGTGCACTGCTTCGGGACCCGCAAATCTTGATGCTCGATGAAGCGACCTCTAGCTTGGACAGCAATTCCGAGATGATCGTCCAGAAGGCGTTGCAAAATTTGATGAAGGGACGTACCACCCTCGTGATCGCCCATCGCTTATCGACTGTAGTGGAAGCAGATCAAATCGTCTTTTTGGAAAAGGGAAAAATCACAGGTATGGGTACACATGAAGAGCTTTTTCAAACCCATGAGATGTACCGCGAATTGGCTAGTCAGCAATTGCTCGTAAAAGAGAGGGTGTAG
- a CDS encoding MFS transporter has translation MRQKWESYPSSIRLLAIAAVIFSTGMACIWPLVTIYIHNHLGKPLTVAGFLLLLNQGAFLIGSIVGGMMFDRWGKMRTIIVGSIGVILISIGLGLTQDFTIYVVLLLLNGLFYGTLSPVMNALAVVLWPDGGRKGINLIYVTLNVGVAAGSALGGFLASVSFAWTFFGNAISQVIVLAMFMLILPRQLKMVEQRENSTTGQSMSEQATGDVLQQPQQEPKVVWGALLLLCGGLLISWIVYVQWTTVLSTYMQSLGISLRQYSLLWTLNGGLILFGQPLIAWVIRRFARTLKAQMLLGAYIFALSMLILSQSTVYAGFVAGMFVMTLGEMLVWPAVPAVAAQFTPEGREGFIQGLIAGTGSAGRMLGPLLGAFIFQSIHAQGLLFVMAGLCLLSVAFFAFHTSFQKRRHQVSVQNQAS, from the coding sequence ATGAGGCAAAAGTGGGAATCCTATCCGAGCAGCATTCGTTTATTGGCGATTGCTGCCGTCATTTTTTCTACAGGAATGGCGTGTATTTGGCCGCTAGTCACGATCTATATTCACAACCATCTCGGAAAGCCGCTGACTGTAGCCGGCTTCTTGTTGCTTTTAAATCAAGGCGCATTCCTGATCGGGAGTATTGTCGGCGGGATGATGTTTGACCGCTGGGGAAAAATGCGCACCATCATTGTCGGTTCCATCGGCGTTATTCTGATATCGATCGGCTTAGGTCTTACGCAAGATTTTACGATTTATGTTGTCTTGCTTCTATTGAATGGACTGTTTTACGGAACACTTTCTCCTGTGATGAATGCACTGGCAGTAGTGTTATGGCCGGACGGGGGACGGAAAGGAATCAATCTGATTTATGTCACCCTCAATGTGGGGGTAGCTGCCGGTTCTGCGCTGGGCGGCTTCTTGGCAAGTGTTTCGTTTGCCTGGACGTTTTTCGGTAATGCGATCTCGCAAGTGATTGTGCTCGCCATGTTCATGCTCATTTTGCCGCGTCAGTTAAAAATGGTGGAACAACGCGAAAACTCGACGACTGGACAAAGTATGTCTGAGCAAGCAACTGGTGATGTGCTGCAACAACCACAGCAAGAGCCAAAGGTGGTATGGGGAGCATTGCTGCTATTATGCGGGGGGCTATTAATTAGCTGGATTGTCTATGTACAATGGACGACGGTGCTGTCTACCTACATGCAATCCCTGGGCATTTCACTCCGTCAATACAGTCTGTTGTGGACGCTGAACGGAGGTTTGATCCTGTTTGGACAGCCATTGATTGCGTGGGTCATTCGACGCTTTGCCCGTACGCTAAAAGCACAAATGCTCTTGGGCGCTTATATTTTTGCCTTGTCGATGCTGATTCTGTCGCAATCAACGGTTTATGCAGGCTTTGTGGCAGGCATGTTCGTCATGACGCTAGGAGAAATGCTCGTGTGGCCAGCGGTGCCGGCAGTAGCTGCACAGTTTACGCCAGAGGGACGTGAAGGCTTCATTCAAGGTCTGATTGCAGGAACTGGATCAGCAGGGCGGATGCTCGGGCCACTGCTCGGCGCCTTCATTTTCCAATCGATTCATGCGCAGGGACTATTGTTCGTGATGGCAGGCTTGTGTCTGTTGTCTGTGGCATTCTTCGCTTTCCACACCTCATTTCAAAAAAGAAGGCATCAAGTGTCGGTACAGAATCAAGCATCTTGA
- a CDS encoding cell wall metabolism sensor histidine kinase WalK, with translation MKKRGPEYSRVLLKIAGVVGLCAVFALCGLGAYGSTTLFYGYMGYHPNDLVEALVNSVVSFILFIGVGMIISFFTMPRHRGRFQPLIDALRRIAMGDFRVNLDIKLAHEWGELVDGINHVAEQLNEMEKLRQEFISNVSHEIQSPLTSISGFARALHNERLSPEERHRYLEIIESESKRLSKISDNLLKLTALEGIQHDLERKRYRLDTQLRTIILACEPQWMAKEIEMDIDLEKVEIVADEDMLSQVWTNLLGNSIKFTEAGGKISVKLETVNGEVLVKVADSGIGISKENQERIFERFFKADPSRNRANSGSGLGLAIVKKIIDLHHATIAVESEVGKGTTFTITFVLTA, from the coding sequence ATGAAAAAGAGGGGGCCAGAATATTCTCGTGTTTTGCTGAAAATCGCAGGAGTGGTGGGCTTATGTGCTGTTTTTGCCTTATGCGGGCTAGGTGCATACGGGAGTACCACTCTCTTTTATGGCTATATGGGCTATCATCCCAATGATCTTGTAGAAGCGTTGGTCAATTCAGTTGTGAGCTTCATTTTGTTTATTGGGGTAGGCATGATCATATCTTTTTTCACCATGCCAAGGCATCGGGGCAGGTTTCAACCATTGATTGATGCGCTCAGACGGATTGCCATGGGGGATTTTCGGGTCAATCTCGATATCAAGCTGGCGCACGAATGGGGGGAGCTGGTGGATGGCATCAACCACGTGGCGGAGCAATTAAATGAGATGGAGAAGCTGCGGCAGGAGTTCATCTCCAATGTTTCCCACGAAATTCAATCGCCTTTGACGTCGATCAGCGGGTTTGCTCGCGCCCTGCATAATGAAAGACTTAGCCCAGAAGAGCGTCATCGTTACTTGGAGATTATTGAGTCGGAAAGCAAGCGACTATCCAAGATCAGTGACAACCTGCTTAAGCTCACTGCGCTAGAAGGCATCCAGCATGATTTAGAACGGAAGCGGTATCGGTTGGACACGCAGCTACGCACGATCATCCTTGCATGTGAACCGCAATGGATGGCGAAAGAGATTGAAATGGACATCGACTTGGAAAAAGTCGAAATCGTCGCCGACGAAGATATGCTGAGTCAAGTCTGGACCAACTTGCTAGGCAACAGCATCAAATTCACGGAGGCAGGCGGGAAAATCAGCGTAAAGCTGGAGACAGTAAATGGAGAAGTGCTCGTGAAAGTGGCCGACTCGGGAATCGGGATATCTAAGGAAAATCAGGAGCGCATTTTCGAGAGGTTTTTCAAGGCGGACCCATCGCGGAACCGTGCCAATTCGGGCAGTGGCCTGGGACTGGCAATCGTTAAAAAAATAATCGATTTGCATCATGCCACAATCGCCGTTGAGAGTGAAGTAGGGAAAGGTACCACGTTTACGATTACATTTGTTCTAACGGCATAA
- a CDS encoding response regulator transcription factor, which produces MTTIMVVDDDPHIRELVSVFLRNEGFTIVEAADGQEALDKLESVQAQLVILDIMMPNMDGWELCRKLRKHYDFPLLMLTAKGETSQKIKGFELGTDDYLVKPFDPQELVVRVKALLKRYRIAASHQVQAGKLLLDRKTFAVASGTKTWTIPLKEFELLFKLASNPGQTISREQLIEQIWGYDFEGNERTVDVHINRLRERFPEAMYGFLIRTVRGLGYRLEIVV; this is translated from the coding sequence GTGACCACGATTATGGTAGTCGACGACGATCCGCATATTCGCGAGCTCGTCAGCGTCTTCTTGCGCAATGAAGGCTTTACGATAGTGGAAGCGGCAGACGGACAGGAGGCACTGGACAAACTGGAATCGGTTCAGGCACAACTGGTGATTCTTGACATCATGATGCCGAACATGGATGGCTGGGAGTTGTGTCGAAAGCTTCGCAAGCATTATGATTTTCCCTTGCTCATGCTGACTGCGAAGGGAGAGACATCGCAAAAAATCAAAGGCTTTGAGCTAGGGACAGACGATTATTTGGTGAAGCCGTTTGATCCGCAGGAGCTGGTCGTCCGGGTAAAAGCGCTGCTCAAGCGTTACCGGATTGCCGCTTCGCATCAGGTTCAAGCAGGGAAACTGCTGCTTGATCGTAAAACGTTTGCAGTAGCCAGTGGCACGAAAACATGGACCATTCCACTAAAGGAGTTCGAGCTGCTGTTCAAACTGGCCAGCAATCCCGGGCAGACCATTTCCCGCGAGCAGCTGATCGAACAAATATGGGGCTATGATTTTGAAGGAAATGAGCGTACGGTAGACGTGCATATCAACCGCTTGAGGGAGCGTTTTCCAGAAGCGATGTACGGCTTTTTGATCCGAACAGTCCGGGGACTTGGTTATCGTTTGGAGATCGTCGTATGA
- a CDS encoding methylated-DNA--[protein]-cysteine S-methyltransferase: protein METIKDQTVRWSMLVHGDWTIYLAATTAGLCYVGSVNQPFAELEAWVEKHHPQSALVQDEPWLKPFATELMEYLQGTREHFSMDCDLSGTPFQLAVWEALCQIPYGQTASYTDIANIIEKPAAVRAVGAAIGANPVLITVPCHRVVGKNGSLTGYRGGLSMKTTLLDLEKKTNRGVRHG from the coding sequence ATGGAAACGATTAAGGATCAGACGGTACGTTGGTCAATGCTTGTGCATGGTGATTGGACCATTTATTTGGCTGCAACGACTGCCGGGCTTTGTTATGTCGGCTCGGTCAACCAGCCTTTTGCTGAATTGGAAGCGTGGGTTGAAAAGCATCATCCACAAAGTGCACTGGTGCAAGACGAACCATGGCTAAAGCCTTTTGCAACAGAACTGATGGAGTATTTGCAGGGGACGCGCGAGCATTTTTCCATGGATTGCGACCTGTCTGGAACGCCTTTTCAGCTCGCTGTCTGGGAGGCACTGTGCCAAATCCCATACGGTCAAACGGCATCGTACACCGACATTGCGAACATCATTGAAAAGCCTGCTGCTGTTCGTGCCGTCGGTGCAGCAATCGGTGCCAATCCGGTTCTCATTACAGTCCCCTGCCACCGCGTTGTCGGTAAAAACGGATCACTAACTGGCTATCGTGGAGGACTGTCCATGAAGACAACTCTGCTTGATCTGGAGAAAAAGACAAATCGGGGTGTGAGGCATGGCTAA
- a CDS encoding pyridoxal phosphate-dependent aminotransferase → MRIQPSDMIDRLPTQFFATLVAKVNKVIAQGHDVINLGQGNPDLPTPPHIIEELQAQAAQPLHHKYPPFQGRVELKQAVAHWYKQEFDVDLDPEEEVAILFGSKTGLVEICQVLMNAGDVALVPDPGYPDYWSGVAVVGGRMVMMPLKAENDFLPDYSQLSQADLDRAKLMFLNYPNNPTAVNAPLEFYEETIRFARKHEIVVCHDFAYGAISYDGKKPVSFMQVPGAKEVGVEFYTLSKTYNMAGWRVGAMVGNRELVRLINLIQDHYFVSLFGAVQMAAAKAMTESQQCVRDLVAVYESRRNALYSNLHRIGWQAPPSQGSFFAWLPVPSGFTSVEFSDLLLEKAHVVVAPGNGFGPTGEGYVRAALLSNEDRLAEAVQRIERLGLFTKTK, encoded by the coding sequence ATGCGCATTCAACCCTCCGACATGATTGATCGACTCCCTACCCAGTTTTTTGCGACCCTGGTGGCAAAAGTAAACAAGGTCATTGCGCAAGGCCATGACGTCATTAACCTAGGGCAGGGCAATCCCGATTTGCCGACACCGCCGCACATTATTGAAGAATTACAGGCACAAGCGGCACAACCACTCCATCACAAATATCCGCCTTTTCAGGGACGCGTGGAACTGAAGCAGGCAGTGGCTCATTGGTATAAGCAAGAATTTGATGTAGACCTCGATCCGGAGGAAGAAGTAGCGATATTGTTCGGCAGCAAAACCGGACTCGTAGAGATTTGCCAAGTACTCATGAACGCAGGCGATGTTGCACTGGTTCCGGACCCAGGCTATCCGGATTATTGGTCGGGGGTTGCAGTCGTAGGCGGACGGATGGTCATGATGCCTCTGAAGGCGGAAAATGACTTTTTGCCAGACTACAGCCAGCTCTCCCAAGCTGATTTGGATCGAGCGAAACTGATGTTTCTCAACTATCCGAACAATCCAACAGCAGTCAACGCACCACTCGAGTTTTATGAGGAAACGATTCGTTTTGCCCGAAAACATGAAATCGTCGTCTGCCATGACTTCGCCTACGGGGCGATCAGCTATGACGGGAAAAAGCCAGTCAGCTTCATGCAGGTTCCGGGAGCAAAAGAAGTGGGCGTAGAATTTTATACCTTGTCCAAAACGTACAACATGGCAGGCTGGCGTGTTGGTGCCATGGTAGGAAATCGCGAGCTGGTTCGTCTGATTAACCTCATTCAGGACCATTACTTCGTCAGTCTGTTCGGAGCGGTACAGATGGCGGCAGCCAAAGCGATGACGGAGTCACAGCAGTGCGTTCGCGATCTCGTCGCTGTCTACGAAAGCCGCCGCAATGCCTTGTACTCCAATCTGCATCGGATTGGCTGGCAGGCGCCACCATCTCAAGGTTCGTTTTTTGCTTGGCTTCCTGTTCCAAGTGGCTTTACTTCCGTGGAGTTCTCTGACCTGCTATTGGAAAAAGCGCATGTCGTCGTAGCGCCAGGAAATGGCTTTGGTCCGACAGGTGAGGGCTATGTGCGAGCGGCTTTGTTATCCAATGAAGATCGTCTCGCAGAAGCGGTCCAACGGATTGAGCGGTTGGGGTTGTTTACGAAAACAAAATGA
- a CDS encoding radical SAM protein: MKCILSYKMPKTLLNKGSGFLEDYTHSLNPYTGCSFACSYCYVRQMPVSLFRNEQWGTWVDIKQHAADLLRKELIRAKKKGKVTIFMSSSTDPYQPIEQTEKVTRSLLEVMVENPPDFLLVQTRSPLVWRDADLLLLLGDRVRVSMTVETDLEEIRRHFSPQAPPIQARLKTLERLAEAGIPTQATLAPVLPSSESFPEILRPLVTRVCVDDFYMGDGSGGKRTKRNGIPALYEQLGLEQWYDPSAYRIVYDRLLRVFPPDQIYLSQEGFAP; encoded by the coding sequence ATGAAATGCATCCTTTCCTATAAAATGCCGAAAACCCTCCTCAATAAAGGAAGCGGATTTCTTGAGGATTACACCCACTCGCTCAATCCGTATACAGGCTGTTCTTTCGCCTGCTCCTATTGCTATGTTCGACAAATGCCTGTCTCTTTGTTCCGCAACGAGCAATGGGGCACGTGGGTTGACATTAAGCAGCATGCTGCCGATTTATTGCGCAAGGAGCTAATCCGGGCAAAGAAAAAAGGAAAGGTGACCATCTTCATGTCTTCGAGTACAGACCCGTACCAGCCCATCGAACAAACGGAAAAGGTAACGAGGTCTTTACTCGAAGTCATGGTAGAGAATCCACCCGATTTTTTGTTGGTGCAGACGAGAAGTCCCTTGGTTTGGCGGGATGCCGATTTGTTGCTCCTGCTGGGTGATCGCGTCCGTGTCAGCATGACCGTCGAGACCGATTTGGAGGAGATTCGTAGGCACTTTAGCCCGCAAGCTCCCCCCATTCAAGCGCGGCTCAAAACACTCGAGCGCTTGGCGGAAGCAGGCATCCCTACTCAAGCAACCCTTGCCCCTGTTTTGCCAAGCAGTGAGTCATTCCCCGAGATTTTGCGCCCCTTGGTAACACGCGTCTGTGTCGACGACTTTTATATGGGAGATGGCAGCGGCGGTAAACGAACAAAAAGAAACGGCATTCCTGCTCTCTATGAACAGCTTGGACTGGAACAATGGTATGATCCCTCCGCCTATCGGATCGTCTATGATCGGCTATTACGTGTTTTCCCCCCGGACCAGATCTATTTGAGTCAGGAAGGCTTCGCCCCTTAG
- the moaC gene encoding cyclic pyranopterin monophosphate synthase MoaC — MTDQLTHFNEQNRARMVDVSEKDVTKRVAVAESQISMKPETLARIREGRIEKGDVLAVAQVAGVMAAKKTWEIIPMCHPLPLTGIDIQFAFVDETTLAITGTVKTTGKTGVEMEALTAVSVAALTVYDMCKAMDKEMIIGPTSLQSKTGGKSGDFHWGEK, encoded by the coding sequence ATGACTGATCAATTAACACATTTTAATGAACAAAATCGAGCTCGGATGGTGGACGTGTCTGAGAAGGACGTCACAAAACGGGTGGCTGTAGCCGAAAGCCAAATCAGCATGAAACCCGAAACACTCGCCAGAATCCGCGAAGGTCGGATCGAAAAGGGCGATGTACTCGCAGTTGCGCAGGTAGCAGGTGTCATGGCTGCCAAAAAGACGTGGGAAATCATCCCGATGTGTCATCCGCTGCCATTGACTGGCATCGACATACAATTTGCTTTTGTAGATGAAACGACGCTTGCGATTACAGGAACCGTGAAGACGACAGGGAAAACTGGCGTCGAGATGGAAGCGTTGACCGCTGTCAGCGTAGCGGCTTTGACCGTGTATGACATGTGCAAAGCCATGGATAAAGAAATGATAATCGGTCCAACCAGTCTGCAATCCAAAACAGGCGGAAAAAGCGGCGATTTCCATTGGGGAGAGAAGTAA
- a CDS encoding molybdenum cofactor biosynthesis protein MoaE, translating into MTITILLFAGLAERANAREVQLTLSEGATVSDLLQAVEKEYPALSALLGSCFVSINHEYAAKNQVISANDEIALLPPVSGGEEDPRFAITEEPISADKLVRLVSNPHAGAVLTFVGTVREFTHGQRTVYLSYEAYAPMAVEKMKQVAAEIEERWPGAQVAMHHRIGNLAVEEIAVVCAVATAHRNESFEAGRYAIERLKQIVPIWKKEMWEDGSEWKGHQQGPWNPLAMPEGKVE; encoded by the coding sequence TTGACCATTACGATCTTGTTATTTGCCGGACTCGCTGAACGTGCGAATGCCCGGGAAGTACAATTGACCCTATCTGAAGGCGCGACCGTTAGCGATCTTCTGCAAGCAGTGGAAAAAGAATATCCTGCGCTCTCTGCGCTTTTGGGCAGTTGCTTCGTCTCCATCAATCATGAATATGCGGCGAAAAATCAGGTCATTTCAGCCAACGACGAGATTGCCCTCTTACCTCCTGTAAGCGGCGGAGAAGAAGATCCGCGCTTTGCCATTACCGAGGAGCCTATTTCTGCGGACAAGCTGGTTCGCCTGGTGAGCAACCCGCATGCAGGCGCGGTCCTTACTTTTGTCGGAACTGTTCGGGAATTTACCCATGGTCAGCGCACGGTTTATTTGTCTTATGAAGCTTATGCCCCTATGGCTGTTGAAAAAATGAAGCAGGTCGCAGCAGAGATCGAGGAACGCTGGCCGGGAGCACAAGTCGCGATGCACCATCGTATCGGTAATTTGGCTGTGGAAGAGATTGCGGTTGTTTGTGCCGTTGCAACTGCACATCGTAATGAATCGTTTGAAGCAGGCCGTTATGCCATCGAGCGACTCAAGCAGATCGTTCCTATTTGGAAAAAAGAAATGTGGGAAGATGGAAGCGAATGGAAGGGACATCAGCAAGGACCGTGGAATCCGCTTGCGATGCCAGAAGGAAAGGTGGAGTAA
- a CDS encoding ThiF family adenylyltransferase — MDTRYSRQILFHPIGRSGQEKLGQSRVAIVGMGALGTVLSNHMVRAGVGFVRIIDRDFVEPSNLQRQMLYDESDAAEHLPKAIAAHAKLTKINSAVTIEPIVADLTAYNAEELLADVDLVLDATDNFQVRYLVNDVCVKHSIPWVYGGAVSATGTFTAIRPGITPCLRCLFPEAPNPGEMPTCDTAGVIGPIIHIVASYQATEAFKLLVNATDELNPNLEHFEIWHNRHQQIKVVNARRDDCPTCGHKQFSFLQPDTQDGQAVSLCGRDTVQISPAAAMTLDLNALADRLSPLGQIEQNKFLLRFRVDTYTLVIFPDGRVLVQGTDDISLARSLHAKYIGA; from the coding sequence TTGGATACTCGCTATTCCCGTCAGATATTGTTTCATCCGATCGGGCGCAGTGGACAGGAAAAGCTCGGGCAAAGCCGTGTAGCCATCGTCGGCATGGGAGCGCTCGGAACTGTTCTCTCCAATCATATGGTCCGTGCTGGAGTAGGTTTTGTCCGCATCATTGACCGCGACTTTGTCGAGCCGAGCAACTTGCAGCGTCAAATGCTCTACGACGAATCCGATGCAGCCGAGCATTTGCCAAAAGCCATCGCCGCTCACGCCAAACTGACAAAGATCAACTCAGCCGTCACCATCGAACCGATTGTCGCAGACCTCACCGCTTACAATGCAGAGGAATTGCTGGCAGATGTCGATCTCGTTCTAGATGCGACGGATAATTTTCAGGTGAGATATCTCGTGAACGATGTTTGCGTTAAGCATAGTATTCCGTGGGTGTACGGTGGCGCTGTGAGTGCAACCGGAACATTTACAGCGATTCGTCCGGGAATCACGCCTTGCTTGCGCTGTCTTTTCCCTGAAGCGCCAAACCCAGGTGAGATGCCTACCTGTGACACGGCTGGCGTCATCGGACCGATCATTCACATCGTCGCCTCCTATCAGGCAACAGAAGCATTCAAGCTGTTAGTGAACGCAACCGATGAGCTCAATCCGAATTTGGAGCACTTTGAGATTTGGCATAACCGCCATCAGCAAATCAAGGTGGTCAATGCCCGCCGAGACGACTGTCCGACATGTGGGCACAAGCAATTTTCGTTTTTGCAGCCCGATACTCAAGATGGACAAGCCGTTTCGCTTTGCGGTCGAGACACCGTACAAATCTCGCCCGCCGCTGCAATGACACTTGATCTGAACGCATTGGCTGATAGACTCTCCCCTTTGGGACAAATCGAGCAAAACAAGTTTTTGCTGCGTTTCCGTGTCGATACGTACACGCTCGTTATTTTCCCGGATGGTCGCGTCCTCGTGCAAGGCACAGATGACATCAGCTTGGCACGTTCGCTTCATGCCAAGTATATCGGCGCGTAA
- a CDS encoding 2OG-Fe(II) oxygenase has protein sequence MAKSVTERIAALDWHSLQQELDEQGYASFPSLLSADACDELIASYGEDDLFRNTIQMARYRFGEGEYRYYQPPLPSLLQELREGFYPMLAQTANRWLEMLGREAIYPATLPEFLAQCHDQGQLRSTPLILKYEMGGYNCLHQDMYGEVFFPFQVVFALNQKEKDYTGGEFLLMEQRPRAQSRGHVITLEQGAGLIFPTSYRPVQGTRGYYKNTLRHGVSTITSGKRYSLGIIFHDAK, from the coding sequence ATGGCTAAATCAGTGACAGAAAGGATCGCTGCACTTGACTGGCATTCCCTGCAACAGGAGCTGGACGAACAAGGCTATGCTTCTTTTCCTTCCTTATTAAGCGCGGATGCGTGCGACGAATTAATCGCTTCGTATGGAGAGGATGACCTTTTTCGCAATACGATCCAGATGGCACGGTACCGTTTCGGCGAAGGAGAGTATCGTTATTATCAGCCTCCCCTTCCCTCGCTTTTGCAGGAGCTTCGCGAAGGCTTTTATCCGATGCTTGCCCAGACTGCGAATCGATGGCTGGAAATGCTTGGACGCGAAGCCATCTATCCTGCTACCCTCCCTGAATTTTTGGCGCAATGTCACGATCAGGGTCAACTGCGCTCTACTCCATTGATTTTGAAATACGAAATGGGCGGCTACAATTGTTTACACCAGGATATGTACGGCGAGGTGTTCTTCCCGTTTCAAGTCGTTTTTGCCTTAAATCAGAAGGAGAAGGACTACACTGGCGGAGAATTTCTGCTGATGGAGCAACGGCCACGCGCGCAGAGCCGAGGACATGTGATAACCTTGGAGCAAGGCGCTGGCCTGATTTTCCCGACATCCTATCGTCCTGTGCAGGGAACGCGAGGCTACTATAAAAACACGCTGCGCCACGGTGTCAGCACGATTACCTCAGGAAAGCGTTACAGCCTCGGGATTATTTTTCATGATGCAAAGTGA